The Nitrospira sp. sequence CTTGAATAACTCAAAACACCATTACGACATGGTGCGCAACGTCGATCCGAACATCGAATGTCTCATCACGCAGGATATCGAGATGACGTCCGACGTCAATCACAACGATATCGCCTTCGCCTGCAATTCCTGGATGGAATTCACCTATCCGGAAATGACGGCCACCGTATCGAATCCCTGGGTGCAGCTTTGGAAAGGTGGCATTCGCCCTTTGTACGATACCCGCAACGATCTCGACACCTTCACCGGGGTGGCGGCCAAACTGGCCGACATGACGGGCGACCAGCGCATGCGGGACATCTTTCAGTTCGTCTTTCAGAATCGGGTTGACGTCTATGCACAGCGGATACTCGACGCCTCCAGCACCTTCTATGGCTACAGTGCCGACGTGCTGTTGAAGTCGGAAAAAGGGTGGATGGTCATGGTGCGCACCTACCCGCGGCATCCACTCTGGGAAGAGACCAACGAGTCGAAGCCGATGTGGACGAGATCCGGGAGAATCGAGACCTATCGCATCGAGCCGGAAGCCATTGAGTACGGAGAAAACTTCGTCGTGCATCGAGAGGGACCTGAAGCGACTCCTTACTTGCCGAACGCCATCTTCACGACGAATCCCTACGTCCGGCCCGACGACTACGGTATTCCGATTACGGCGCAACACCATGACGACAAGATGATTCGGAACATCAAACTGTCATGGGCGGAAATCAAGCGCCATAGCAATCCCTTGTGGGAGAAGGGCTATCAGTTCTACTGCGTGACACCTAAGACGCGCCACCGGGTGCATAGTCAATGGTCGGTGAACGATTGGGTACAGATCTACGAATCCAACTTCGGGGATCCGTACCGCATGGATAAGCGGACGCCGGGGGTGGGAGAGCACCAGATTCACATCAACCCGCAAGCGGCGAAGGATCGCGGCATCAACGACGGCGACTATGTGTATGTCGACGGGAACCCCGTCGACCGTCCGTACCGCGGCTGGAAGCCCAGCGATCCGTACTACAAAGTCGCGCGGCTCATGATCCGCGCGAAGTACAACCCTGCTTATCCATACCATGTCACGATGGCGAAGCATGCGCCCTACGTCGCGACTCCGAAGTCGGTGAAGGGCCATGAAACCCGCCCGGACGGTCGTGCCATCGCGATCGACACGGGGTATCAATCGAACTTCCGGTACGGCGCGCAACAGTCCTTTACACGCAGCTGGCTGATGCCCATGCACCAGCTCGACTCGCTGCCGGGTAAACATGCGAACGGACTCAAGTTTAAGTGGGGATTTGAAATTGACCACCATGCGGTTAATACGGTCCCGAAGGAATGCTTGGTCCGCATCACCAAGGCGGAAGACGGCGGGATCGGGGCCCGGGGGCCGTGGGAGCCGGTGCGCACCGGCTTTACGCCCGGGCAAGAGAACGAGTTCATGATCAAGTGGCTCAAAGGCGAACACATCAAAATCAAGGTCTAGCGGCGGGCTCGTGAAGCCTGAAGCGTCGCTCGTGAGATACGAGGGGCGCTTCACGAACAACGAGCAAGACGCGAGGCGGGATGCGAACCACTGACGACTTGCGTATAAGAAGGAGAATGTCCAATGCCTGAAGTCTATAACTGGCAACTGGGGCGGAAGATGTTGTACCCGTACGAGGAACGACATCCGAAGTGGCAGTTTGCCTTTGTGTTCAACATCAACCGGTGCCTGGCGTGCCAGACCTGCAGCATGGCGGACAAGTCGACGTGGCTGTTCTCCAAGGGGCAGGAATACATGTGGTGGAACAACGTGGAGACCAAGCCCTATGGCGGGTACCCGCAGTTCTACGACGTGAAGATCACGCAGCTGATCGAACAGGTCAACCCCGGAGGGCAGGTGTGGAACGTGCGGGTGGGCCGCAAACACCATGCGCCCTACGGCGTGTTCGAAGGGATGACCATCTTCGATGCGGGGGCCAAAGTGGGCCAGGCCGCGATCGGGTACATTCCGACCGACCAGGAATGGCGGTTCGTGAACATCTACGAAGACACCGCCACCTCCATGCGGGCCTTGGTCGAAGGGATCGACAAGACCGGCTTCTCCCGGGACGAGCCGTGGAAAATGACGGGGAGCAGCCTGCCGGAGCACGAAACCTTCTTCTTCTACCTGCAGCGGATCTGTAACCACTGTACCTACCCGGGCTGCTTGGCCGCCTGCCCGCGCAAAGCGATCTACAAGCGGCCGGAGGACGGCATCGTCTTGATCGATCAGAACCGCTGCCGGGGGTACAAGAAATGTGTCGAGCAGTGTCCGTACAAGAAGCCGATGTACCGGGGGACGACCCGAGTCAGTGAAAAGTGTATCGCGTGCTATCCCCGGATCGAAGGCAAGGATCCGCTGACGGGCGGCGAGCCGATGGAAACGCGCTGTATGGCGGCCTGCGTCGGCAAGATTCGCATGCAGAGCCTGGTGCGGATCGGGGAGGACGGCCTCTGGGCGGAGGATCGGTGGCACCCCCTGTACTACGCCATTCGGGTCGAGCAAGTGGCGCTCCCGCTCTATCCGCAATGGGGGACCGAGCCCAATGGCTACTACATTCCGCCGCGGCACAGCCCGCGCGGCTATGCCCGGCAGATGTTCGGTCCCGGGGTCGACAATGCCATCGAGAAGTATCTCGTGCCGAGCCGGGAACTGTTGGCCGTGCTGCAGCTGTGGCGGGCCAGCCAGCAGATCGTCTTCCGCTATGACGTGATTCCCGGGCCGAAAGTCTTCGAGACGCAGATCCACGGCAAGCGGTTCGAGATGTACAACGATACGGTCTTGGGCTTCAACAAGTCGGGCAAGGAAGTCGCCCGTATTCAGGTCGAGGAGCCCATCTATATTCGCCCCGCCGAACGCGTCACCTGGCTCTAGGCCTGGCGCGCGGCAGCCCCAGACCGTGGCACACCCACCCATGGTCTCGGAAGCAGGAGCGGAGGTCCGACGAGGAGCTCCGCTCCTGCTTTGCTAAAAAGTTGTGGTTTCGAGTACCTGTGGAATTGGATCGATAGATCCTGTCCTTTCCATCGCTCCTATCTCTTCCTCATGCGCTCAAGCTCCTTGTCCCTCGATGGAAACTTTTGATACCATTCAGAGCAATCACTTCCAGGCATGCTAAACGCTTGCCGGCACCAGGTAATAGTGCGGCAATGGATTGGCTTGGCCTGTGAGGTTGCGGATGAGCATGAGCGGCCGGTATATTCCATAGAAGAACGTGAGGCGGTCGATCGATGGTGCTGTTGTATGAGAGTGACCCGTTGGATGACGAGCATGCGCGAGGGCGTTTCTATCACGTCTGCCGAGGAAGAATCGATCGTATCCCGTTGAACGTTCCGGAACCGGATGTGCCGTACGAATGCCCGCAATGCGGAATTGATCTCGAAGCCGAGGATTTTTTCGTGGCGCTCCAAAAAGGATCGGTGTAGCACATGGGAAGCGGTGGAAGGAAAACGGTGGCGGTCTCGCGCGGCCTCATCATGCTGTGTGATACCTGCCATGATCAGGTGGTGGCCGAGAAACTGCCGGATGCCAAGAATTTTGTTGCTGATTTTGAAGCCCTGTTCGATACCATGTGTCTTGGCTGTACCGATATCAATCGACCCCTCATCGACGACATGGCCGGCAGCGGAGAATAGCCTCCTTCCGTTTTCCCTCTTGGGATATCCCGTACCTTCCGGACCTCGTTAACTCCGACGACTGAAGGAACGGAGCCATGCGAGACGTTTCTTGGCTCGGTCAAGATAGTCGCGAGACTTTTGCCAGCGTTGCTGTAACTGCCCATACATCCCATCCAGTCGAACTTGCTGTTCTGCAGAGAGTTTTCCCTTCAGATCAGCCACCCCTCGAGTCAGGATGTCTTCCACTTCCGCCTGGTGCGCAAATCTCAACTCCAAGATCGCGACATGGGCACGCGTCACGAGGGGTTCGATATCGGCTTGCTGAGCAGGTGTGAGCGAAAGTTCGTGTGTGAGTCGTTTCATGAGTCTCTCGTGCTGCGCAGCGGGCCCACGCTCGCCTCGACGCTCTTGCTCATAAGAATGATAGAACCAGCTTCCGGCGACTCCGCAGAGAATGCCGGCGCCGAACAGGACGACCAAACCTGCCCACAATGTGCCTCGTGACATGGCGCAACCCTCCTCCTCACGACGTGCTACTCGAAGAACAGCGGAGTAGATTCAAACTCCTCCGTCAGCAATCCCATCCCTTCGTGTAACGGTGCTTGCGACCAAGCCATCATCGAGACCGTCACGATCAGCGCAACGGCGGCGGCGATGGCGGCAGTCTGCCAGACAATACGCTCGACGCAAGTTTGTGGATTCAGCGGGGTTTCGACATTGCGGATGTCGCGCATCACCTGCTCAGTCCAGCCCGGTTTAAGAATCGGCACTGGTCGAACCCGATGCGCTTCGGTCAAGACGCGCTCAAGTTTTTGCAAGTTCTCATCTTCCGGCGTCATGTTCGCTCTCCCAATGATTGTTGATGAGGATCGTGCGAAGCGCCTGTCGAGCGCGGTGTGCTCGGACCTTGACGTTGATGATGCTCCATCCCAATAGCTGTGCCGCTTCGCGAACGGAATGCCCCTCGAGATGGACCAAGGTCAGTACCGCGCGATTCTCCGGAGAGAGTTGTTCAAGTGCCCACTCCAACACCTCCGCCGCTTCCCGTCTCCGGGCCTGCTCACAAAATTGGTCGTCCGACTGGCTCGCCAATACATGGTCCATCCACTGTTGATGTTCAGCAGTCAGGGCGCTGACCGGCAGCGCCTCGCTTTTCCGCGTCCTCCAGAAGTCATAACAGGTCCGTACGGCGATCCCGGCGAGCCAATGCTCAAATGCGACCGAACGCGAGAATTGTGCTAATCCGACATAGGCTCTGACAAACACATCGTGGGCGATTTCGTCGACACGATCCGCGGGGACTCGCCGACTGACGATTCGAATGACATGCTTCTGGTATCGGCTGATGAGATCGGCAAAGCGATCGATCTCTCCCCGGCCAATACGGCGAAGAAGCTCCTCGTCGTCTGTGGTTGCCCGACCTGGCGGTGCTTCATCGGCCATCGGCAGTCCCACCACACTGAGCGCATTCGTCGGAAGCGAATGGACACTCATCATACCACTCCGGTATGCCATGGTCTGGCATGCTGACGGCTGATGGAACTATCCGACTGACAAGCCATCTTCTGAGTTGTTCATCTCAATCCCGTAAACATCCATGTTGCCGTTTGAAGCGTTGGATTGCTCAATCCCATGCCCGGCTTTCCCCTCTGTTTCTTAGTCGCACGAAGATTGGAGAAGGTTACAGCCAGTTACAAAGGAGGATTGATCCCGGGGTTTGGTAGGACATTTCCCAGTTGGGAGGACAGCTTCGAAACCTTGGATTCCTGTTGGCTGGGTCACTCGATACCGGGAGAGGAAGCCGGAGAGGTAAGTCATTCATCTATTTGCATTCTTTCCCGTTGAAATACATGCAGGTTGATTCGCCGGATTTCACTTTCCAGCTCTTGATCAGAGGGAGCTGATCCTCACCGCGCATTTCGACCACAAAATCCACGAGTCCGGAAATAGGCAGCTTTTCGATGTGCGGCTTCGCCGGGTCCGGCACTTCGATGTAGAACACTTTTCCGCTCGTGGAAATGAGGATCTGATTCTGCTCCTTGTCGATGTAAATCACCGGACTGTAAAAACTCCGGTCTTCGGCGTAGACCGGTGTCAGCATCGAGGCGAATAGGTACGCTATAAGAGAAAGGCCGTAGCTCAATTGTCGTCGCCGAACGCGCACGTGCAACACCTCACAACCGGTTCAAGGGAACATTATTACATTCCCGCGAAGATGTGAACCGTAAAAATCAGGTTCAACGGATGAGGACATCGGCGAGAGT is a genomic window containing:
- a CDS encoding nitrate oxidoreductase subunit beta, which codes for MPEVYNWQLGRKMLYPYEERHPKWQFAFVFNINRCLACQTCSMADKSTWLFSKGQEYMWWNNVETKPYGGYPQFYDVKITQLIEQVNPGGQVWNVRVGRKHHAPYGVFEGMTIFDAGAKVGQAAIGYIPTDQEWRFVNIYEDTATSMRALVEGIDKTGFSRDEPWKMTGSSLPEHETFFFYLQRICNHCTYPGCLAACPRKAIYKRPEDGIVLIDQNRCRGYKKCVEQCPYKKPMYRGTTRVSEKCIACYPRIEGKDPLTGGEPMETRCMAACVGKIRMQSLVRIGEDGLWAEDRWHPLYYAIRVEQVALPLYPQWGTEPNGYYIPPRHSPRGYARQMFGPGVDNAIEKYLVPSRELLAVLQLWRASQQIVFRYDVIPGPKVFETQIHGKRFEMYNDTVLGFNKSGKEVARIQVEEPIYIRPAERVTWL
- a CDS encoding RNA polymerase sigma factor, with translation MMSVHSLPTNALSVVGLPMADEAPPGRATTDDEELLRRIGRGEIDRFADLISRYQKHVIRIVSRRVPADRVDEIAHDVFVRAYVGLAQFSRSVAFEHWLAGIAVRTCYDFWRTRKSEALPVSALTAEHQQWMDHVLASQSDDQFCEQARRREAAEVLEWALEQLSPENRAVLTLVHLEGHSVREAAQLLGWSIINVKVRAHRARQALRTILINNHWESEHDAGR